From Plasmodium knowlesi strain H genome assembly, chromosome: 6, one genomic window encodes:
- a CDS encoding meiotic recombination protein SPO11-2, putative, with protein MGRHGVEKGRIFEEIEDFVLHVMSWLLSFDVDIFKANSEKQYPRCLLNRRLVGLCRTVSVVQLVNDMVIQDKSCTQRGIYYKLYNLFSEQCQANRHILHVCHILGFPRASLNVYASEKGCIGGLLVLRKNNERLKLNELENGLMINDSLLNVDHVESQANYILVVEKYSLYQKLCEKEIWNILPCILITGKGVPDFSTRKIICELVELFQLECVYVGDYDPYGFRIYLSYKEGCKTNEDDIFACTNMRWIGMNSQDIELIPKEALLPLSMRDKNVLRNMLNGHNLKCSAKVRTEITQMEKLSKKFEIEAMESLGTDFFIREYLIRRVMRREWAS; from the exons atgggtagACATGGGGTTGAAAAGGGCAGGATCTTTGAAG AAATAGAGGACTTTGTCCTCCACGTAATGTCCTGGTTGCTAAGCTTTGACGTGGATATTTTTAAGGCCAACTCGGAGAAGCAGTACCCCCGTTGCCTCCTCAATCGGCGTCTCGTGGGCCTGTGCAGGA CCGTATCCGTCGTACAACTCGTCAACGATATGGTCATTCAG GATAAAAGCTGCACACAGAGGGGAATATACTACAAGCTGTACAACCTCTTCAGCGAGCAGTGTCAAGCGAATCGGCACATCCTG CACGTTTGCCATATTCTTGGATTTCCCAGGGCATCTCTAAATGTCTATGCCTCGGAAAAAG GGTGCATAGGAGGTCTCCTCGTGCTTCGAAAAAACAATGAGCGCTTGAAACTGAACGAACTGG AGAACGGGCTAATGATAAATGACAGCCTATTAAATGTCGACCACGTGGAGAGTCAAGCAAACTACATACTCGtggtggaaaaatattcgcTATATCAGAAGCTTTGCGAAAAGGAGATATGGAAT ATTTTGCCCTGTATTTTAATAACCGGGAAGGGAGTGCCAGATTTTTCCACACGGAAAATTATTTGCGAGCTCGTGGAACTCTTTCAGTTGGAG TGCGTCTATGTGGGGGACTACGATCCCTATGGCTTCCGAATATACTTGAGCTACAAGGAGGGTTGTAAAACCAACGAAGACGACATCTTCGCTTGTACCAATATGCGATGGATTGGTATGAACTCTCAGGACATAGAGCTTATTCCGAAGGAGGCCCTCCTGCCTCTATCAATGCGGGACAAGAATGTTTTGCGGAATATGCTAAATGGCCACAACCTCAAGTGCAGTGCAAAGGTGAGAACCGAAATCACTCAAATGGAAAAGCTAAGTAAGAAATTTGAAATAGAGGCTATGGAGTCTTTGGGTACAGATTTCTTCATCCGGGAGTATTTAATTCGAAGGGTAATGCGAAGGGAGTGGGCCTCGTAA
- a CDS encoding centrin-3, putative, translating to MISRKGEVATFTPRAITNRPISSNRRRGRNEITEEQKNEIKEAFDLFDTEKTGKIDYHELKVAIRALGFDIKKADVLELMREYDKSNSGYIDYNDFLDIMTQKIGDRDPTEEIIKAFKLFDDDDTGKISLKNLRRVSRELGENLSDDELQAMIDEFDKDMDGEISQEEFLSIMKQTSLY from the exons ATGATTAGCAGAAAAGGCGAAGTAGCTACTTTCACCCCAAGGGCCATTACGAATAGGCCTATAAGTAGCAACCGACGGAGGGGTAGAAACGAAATAAcagaggaacagaaaaatgagaTAAAGGAAGCTTTCGATTTATTTGACACGGAAAAAACGGGGAAAATCGACTACCATGAATTGAAG GTGGCAATAAGAGCACTTGGGTTTGACATAAAGAAGGCGGACGTTTTGGAACTGATGAGGGAATACGATAAATCAAATTCCGGCTATATAGACTACAATGATTTTCTGGACATCA TGACGCAAAAGATCGGAGATAGAGACCCAACGGAGGAAATAATCAAAGCGTTTAAATTGTTTGACGACGACGACACAG GAAAAATATCGCTAAAGAATTTGCGGAGGGTGTCCCGAGAACTG GGAGAAAACCTATCCGATGACGAACTGCAAGCGATGATAGACGAATTTGACAAGGACATGGACGGCGAAATTAGCCAAGAGGAATTCCTCAGCATAATGAAACAAACCAGTCTTTACTGA
- a CDS encoding DNA-directed RNA polymerase II subunit RPB7, putative: MYFVIEEWKNVIIKPSQLGPRYQQFIEDMLRNSVEGQCNAKYGYIICVIRIIHCEPGRVQDGTSMIVVKVKYQAIVFKPFKDEVLDAVVTDVNKLGFFAQAGPLKIFISRTAIPKYFEYSEDSHYPCFSSGVYNIKPQTTVRIKLQGIRYDLSNMFAIATINNEYLGCIESNTLHVM; this comes from the exons ATGTACTTCGTAATAgaggaatggaaaaatgtaataatAAAGCCAAGTCAGCTGGGCCCGAGGTATCAGCAGTTCATAGAAGATATGCTACGGAACAGTGTAGAAGGTCAATGCAATGCCAAGTATGGGTACATTATTTGCGTCATCCGTATAATACATTGTGAACCTGGACGTGTACAGGACGGGACGAGCATGATCGTTGTGAAGGttaaataccaggccatcgTCTTCAAGCCTTTTAAGGACGAG GTACTCGACGCAGTTGTCACGGACGTAAACAAACTGGGCTTCTTCGCTCAGGCAGGCCCActcaaaattttcatatcGAGAACAGCCATTCCCAAGTACTTCGAATACTCGGAGGATTCCCACTACCCCTGCTTTTCCTCAGGAGTTTATAACATAAAACCGCAGACAACAGTGAGGATAAAACTCCAAGGTATTCGCTACGATTTATCCAACATGTTTGCAATTGCTACCATTAACAATGAGTACTTGGGATGTATCGAATCGAACACTTTGCATGTTATGTGA
- a CDS encoding 60S ribosomal protein L3, putative has translation MSHRKFERPRHGSLGFLPRKRCKRLRGKIRSFPKDDKEKPPHFTAFMGYKAGMTHIVREVDKPGSKLHKKEIVEACTIVECAPMVVVGMVGYRETPKGLRILTTVWANHVSDEFRRRYYKNWYKSDKKAFTKALMVPKLTKESLYKRIEKYCTVLRAVCHTQPSKTPLSMKKAHIMEIQINGGGMKDKIDFLKELMEKNLPVSNVFNTNEMIDVISVTKGHGTKGVVSRYGVKRLPRKTHRGLRKVACIGAWHPARVQFQVPRHGQKGYFHRTERNKKIYRIGLKKDKNNASTDADITEKKITPMGGFPHYGVVNEDFILLKGCVAGTKKRPITLRKTLVPQVSRDALAEISLKFIDTSSKIGHGRFQTSEEKTKYYGPLKKDLKA, from the coding sequence ATGTCGCATCGTAAGTTCGAGAGGCCTCGCCACGGATCCCTTGGATTTCTTCCAAGGAAAAGGTGCAAAAGATTGAGAGGAAAAATCAGATCCTTCCCAAAGGATGACAAGGAGAAGCCCCCCCACTTTACGGCATTCATGGGCTACAAGGCTGGTATGACCCACATAGTAAGGGAAGTAGATAAACCAGGTTCCAAATtacacaaaaaggaaattgtaGAAGCCTGTACCATTGTCGAATGTGCCCCAATGGTTGTCGTCGGAATGGTTGGATACAGAGAAACACCAAAGGGATTGAGAATACTCACCACCGTATGGGCAAACCACGTTTCCGACGAGTTCAGAAGAAGGTACTACAAAAACTGGTACAAGAGTGACAAGAAGGCATTCACCAAAGCTTTGATGGTGCCTAAGCTAACCAAGGAAAGTCTCTACAAAAGAATAGAGAAATACTGCACTGTGTTAAGAGCTGTTTGTCACACCCAACCATCTAAGACTCCCTTAAGCATGAAAAAGGCGCACATCATGGAAATCCAAATAAATGGAGGTGGAATGAAAGACAAAATTGACTTTTTGAAAGAACTcatggagaaaaatttaCCCGTGTCGAATGTATTTAATACAAACGAAATGATCGACGTAATTAGTGTGACCAAGGGACATGGTACCAAAGGTGTGGTCAGCAGATATGGTGTGAAAAGATTACCCAGAAAAACACACAGAGGATTGAGAAAGGTTGCTTGTATTGGTGCTTGGCATCCTGCGAGGGTACAATTTCAAGTACCCAGACATGGACAAAAAGGCTATTTCCACCGAACTgaaagaaataagaaaatttacAGAATTGGTCTGAAGAAGGATAAAAACAACGCCTCAACCGATGCTGATATTActgagaagaaaattaccCCCATGGGTGGCTTCCCACATTATGGTGTGGTCAATGAAGATTTCATCTTGCTGAAAGGTTGTGTTGCTGGTACGAAGAAAAGGCCAATCACACTGAGAAAAACATTAGTACCACAAGTGTCGAGAGATGCCTTGGCGGAAATTTCACTCAAATTTATCGACACTTCGTCTAAGATTGGACATGGTAGATTCCAAACCAGTGAGGAAAAAACTAAGTATTATGGACCTCTGAAGAAGGACTTGAAGGCTTAA